The Zingiber officinale cultivar Zhangliang chromosome 10A, Zo_v1.1, whole genome shotgun sequence genome contains a region encoding:
- the LOC122028006 gene encoding U-box domain-containing protein 38-like: MASRVPRCQLSSPRCSPPPSAAAAADALLAEAAPAQFLCPVSRSLMGDPVVFAATGWTFERSCVLACLELGIAPPDLSPRLPSSSISSPPLMPVLIPNATLKSAIHNWCDARGLPRPLPIPLDAARALVRRLVPSDSPPSTSAVIFRSSPGGLASSDCGGKEKYGALGTNSLRFVPENKKDQSLKVPALASGSTSRADDTLRLKLSEIDINSEESPENSPLCSSPFTTSSSHRTSSSSSLEIDNTKATILTCTDVDAFEDEILAKLTNDDIKEQEFAAISLRHATRENRVCRIKLCSRRLLAALRSMVLSRCAAVQVNAVAAIVNLSLEPENKVAIVSCGVVLPLVDVLKHGQPEVREHAAAAFFSLALEEENRVTIGSLGAIPPLLTLFSCLTNAGLRARRDAGMALYYLTLADLNRSKIAQTAGAVRALFAVAEATGECEAAAAIQTSPRRLGPGLPRLAMMVISHLAACSDGRSALMDAKAIAAAVALMRSDAAAMEEHCVAVLYGMSRDRLRFPGLARAAGAEQILMRVAEGGNGDVRRRMATKTLRAIRRQDDDETAPVSRRTTGSTADGNSRANSDGLVSFRLDNTAAGDGSHNKSAPF, encoded by the coding sequence ATGGCAAGCCGCGTTCCGCGTTGCCAGCTTTCCTCTCCCCGCTGTTCTCCGCCTCcctctgctgctgctgctgctgacgccCTCCTGGCGGAGGCAGCGCCTGCGCAGTTCCTGTGCCCCGTCTCGCGCTCGCTCATGGGGGATCCTGTCGTTTTCGCCGCCACAGGGTGGACCTTCGAGCGGAGCTGCGTCCTTGCTTGCCTCGAGCTTGGCATCGCCCCTCCCGACCTCTCCCCGCGACTTCCTTCTTCCTCGATTTCGTCTCCCCCTTTGATGCCCGTGCTGATCCCCAACGCCACCCTCAAATCTGCCATCCACAACTGGTGCGACGCCCGTGGTCTCCCCCGTCCTCTCCCCATCCCTCTCGACGCCGCCCGCGCCCTCGTCCGCCGCCTCGTACCCTCCGATTCCCCTCCCTCCACTTCCGCCGTTATTTTTCGTTCTTCTCCTGGTGGATTGGCTTCCAGTGATTGCGGTGGAAAAGAAAAATATGGAGCCTTGGGGACTAACTCGCTCCGTTTCGTCCCAGAGAACAAAAAGGACCAATCCTTGAAGGTTCCGGCGTTAGCTTCTGGATCAACTAGCCGAGCAGACGACACACTGAGGTTGAAATTGAGTGAAATAGATATCAATTCAGAGGAATCGCCGGAAAATTCTCCTTTGTGTTCTTCGCCCTTCACCACCAGCTCCTCCCATCgcacttcttcatcttcctctcttgAGATCGACAACACAAAAGCTACTATCTTGACTTGTACGGACGTCGATGCGTTCGAAGATGAGATCTTGGCCAAGTTGACGAATGACGACATCAAGGAGCAGGAATTCGCAGCGATCTCCCTCCGCCATGCCACCAGAGAGAATCGCGTCTGCCGAATCAAGCTCTGTAGCCGCCGCTTACTCGCCGCCCTCCGCTCCATGGTCCTCTCTCGCTGTGCCGCTGTACAGGTTAACGCCGTCGCCGCCATTGTGAACCTATCACTGGAGCCAGAAAATAAAGTTGCAATTGTGAGTTGCGGTGTCGTTTTGCCGCTCGTAGACGTGCTCAAGCACGGCCAGCCAGAGGTCCGAGAGCACGCTGCCGCCGCCTTCTTCAGCCTGGCCCTTGAGGAAGAGAACCGGGTGACCATCGGCTCCCTAGGCGCCATCCCGCCGCTGCTCACCCTGTTCTCTTGCCTGACCAACGCCGGCCTCCGGGCCCGTCGCGACGCCGGGATGGCACTCTACTACCTCACCCTTGCGGATCTCAACCGTTCCAAGATCGCACAAACCGCCGGTGCTGTTCGGGCGCTGTTTGCTGTTGCGGAAGCGACAGGAGAGTGCGAGGCCGCCGCGGCAATTCAAACCTCGCCACGGCGGCTGGGCCCTGGCCTGCCACGGCTGGCGATGATGGTGATCAGCCACCTGGCGGCGTGCAGTGATGGGCGCAGCGCATTGATGGATGCCAAGGCGATCGCGGCGGCGGTGGCGCTAATGAGGAGTGACGCCGCGGCGATGGAGGAGCACTGCGTGGCGGTGCTCTATGGAATGAGTCGGGACCGATTAAGGTTTCCGGGCTTGGCGAGGGCCGCGGGGGCAGAGCAGATTCTGATGAGGGTGGCGGAGGGAGGCAACGGCGATGTCCGGCGAAGGATGGCTACGAAGACACTACGAGCAATAAGGAGGCAGGACGACGACGAGACGGCGCCAGTTTCACGACGGACAACAGGTTCCACGGCGGACGGCAACAGTAGGGCGAATTCGGACGGGTTGGTGTCGTTTCGACTCGATAACACGGCGGCCGGTGACGGATCCCACAACAAGTCAGCGCCGTTCTAA
- the LOC122028007 gene encoding peroxidase 65-like, which translates to MATALILLLLLLPDEAEAKLSPKYYQNTCPKVQQIVSDVVTNKQITTPTTAAGTLRLFFHDCFVGGCDASVLVSTNAFNRAERDADENVSLPGDGFDAVIRAKTALELECPGVVSCSDVLALATRDLVSMLGGPFYRVRLGRKDALASTAASVAGNLPHTNMTVDLLIANFAQKGFSVQELVALSGAHTVGFSHCSEFATRIYGYGGGGQAGHDPSMNPHFAAALQKACANYRNDPTIAAFNDVMTPGKFDNMYYQNLLRGLGLLASDYALAADPRTQPYVQLYAANQTAFFSDFAHAMEKLSVFGVKAGHKGEVRRRCDEFNNLSI; encoded by the coding sequence ATGGCCACGGCCTtgatcctcctccttcttctccttccggaTGAGGCGGAGGCCAAATTGTCCCCCAAATACTACCAGAACACGTGCCCCAAGGTGCAGCAGATTGTGTCGGACGTGGTGACCAACAAGCAGATCACCACTCCCACAACCGCCGCCGGCACCCTCCGTCTCTTCTTCCACGACTGCTTTGTCGGCGGATGCGACGCCTCCGTCCTCGTCTCCACCAACGCCTTCAACCGCGCGGAGCGCGACGCGGACGAGAACGTCTCCCTCCCCGGCGATGGCTTCGATGCTGTCATCCGCGCTAAGACCGCTCTCGAGTTGGAGTGCCCCGGCGTCGTCTCCTGCTCCGACGTCCTGGCGCTCGCCACCCGCGACCTTGTCTCCATGCTCGGCGGCCCCTTTTACCGAGTCCGCCTCGGTCGCAAGGACGCGCTAGCCTCCACCGCCGCCTCTGTCGCCGGAAATCTCCCGCACACTAACATGACTGTCGACCTGCTCATTGCCAACTTCGCCCAAAAAGGCTTCTCCGTACAAGAGCTGGTAGCGCTCTCCGGCGCCCACACCGTGGGCTTCTCCCACTGTTCCGAGTTCGCGACGCGGATCTACGGGTACGGCGGGGGCGGCCAAGCGGGGCACGACCCATCGATGAATCCTCACTTCGCGGCGGCGCTGCAGAAGGCATGCGCCAACTACCGCAACGACCCGACAATCGCAGCCTTCAACGACGTCATGACGCCGGGAAAGTTCGACAACATGTACTACCAGAACCTGCTCCGTGGGCTGGGGCTGCTCGCTTCCGACTACGCCCTGGCGGCCGACCCGCGTACTCAACCCTACGTGCAGCTCTACGCCGCCAACCAGACAGCCTTCTTCTCTGACTTCGCCCACGCCATGGAGAAGCTCAGCGTGTTCGGGGTGAAGGCCGGCCACAAGGGAGAGGTCCGCCGGCGATGCGACGAGTTCAACAACCTTTCCATTTAA